In Luteitalea sp. TBR-22, one genomic interval encodes:
- a CDS encoding Cof-type HAD-IIB family hydrolase: MAARPPFRYRLAAIDIDDTLVGPDKQISPANREAIDRLRAAGCRVILASGREHHSMAIYQQRLGLDDYVVSSQGALVVHPSTGHQLWRRPVDAALAAQLLARGRAEGFDVLLATDEGFVAAPTSPWVVHNFAERDGTLRIEPRDLDEEVRHAPLKVLWFGETDAVHAWAATMAAELGADAEVVITTRHLLEFNAPDATKATGVAAVARHYGVAREDVLTFGDSHNDVPMLRWAGLGVAMPHALPEAHAAADLVAPDADPEDALAVAIDVLLAEHSPHPAGCL, translated from the coding sequence ATGGCCGCTCGCCCGCCGTTCCGCTATCGCCTTGCCGCGATCGACATCGACGACACGCTGGTCGGCCCCGACAAGCAGATCAGCCCGGCCAACCGGGAGGCCATCGACCGCCTGCGCGCCGCCGGCTGTCGCGTGATCCTTGCCTCCGGGCGGGAGCACCACAGCATGGCCATCTACCAGCAGCGGCTCGGGCTCGACGACTACGTGGTGTCGAGCCAGGGCGCACTCGTCGTGCATCCGAGCACGGGCCACCAGCTCTGGCGCCGGCCGGTCGATGCGGCACTTGCCGCGCAGCTGCTGGCGCGCGGGCGTGCTGAAGGCTTCGACGTGCTGCTGGCCACCGACGAGGGGTTCGTGGCGGCGCCGACCAGCCCGTGGGTCGTGCACAACTTCGCCGAACGCGACGGCACGCTCCGGATCGAGCCACGCGATCTCGACGAGGAGGTACGGCACGCGCCGCTGAAGGTCCTGTGGTTCGGCGAGACCGACGCGGTGCACGCCTGGGCGGCGACGATGGCGGCCGAGCTCGGCGCCGACGCGGAAGTCGTGATCACCACCAGGCACCTGCTGGAGTTCAACGCCCCCGATGCCACCAAGGCGACCGGTGTGGCCGCCGTCGCCCGCCACTACGGCGTCGCGCGCGAGGACGTCCTGACGTTCGGCGACAGCCACAACGACGTGCCCATGTTGCGATGGGCCGGGCTGGGCGTCGCCATGCCCCACGCGCTGCCGGAGGCGCACGCAGCCGCCGACCTCGTCGCCCCGGACGCCGACCCGGAGGACGCCCTGGCCGTGGCCATCGACGTGCTGTTGGCCGAGCACAGCCCGCACCCGGCCGGCTGCCTCTGA
- a CDS encoding SRPBCC family protein, translating into MRTNLGTWERIGSVAAGAGLLYVAARRPAWRRTSQAVGAGLVMRGMSGACPVKQAMVGDGRRTDTRRALGGPAGIHVREKVVIRRPAHEVYAFWRDFENLARFLRHVERVDVLDGSRSHWVVKGPGDMRFQWDAEILSDEPDALISWKSIGEADVVSAGSVIFKPMGGTHTQVAVHFQYAPPGGRAARAIAALFGHDPAAQVREDLDRLRSLLEGREDVRPEVVAAVTPEPLPDPGHQPW; encoded by the coding sequence GTGCGCACCAACCTCGGGACGTGGGAGCGGATTGGATCGGTTGCGGCAGGCGCGGGCCTGTTGTACGTCGCGGCGCGCCGGCCCGCGTGGCGACGTACCTCGCAGGCGGTCGGCGCCGGCCTGGTGATGCGGGGGATGTCGGGCGCGTGCCCCGTGAAGCAGGCCATGGTCGGTGACGGCAGACGCACCGACACCAGGCGTGCGCTCGGCGGGCCCGCTGGCATCCACGTGAGAGAGAAGGTCGTGATCAGGCGGCCGGCGCACGAGGTCTACGCGTTCTGGCGCGACTTCGAGAACCTCGCGCGGTTCCTGCGTCACGTCGAGCGCGTCGACGTGCTCGATGGCAGCCGGTCGCACTGGGTGGTCAAGGGACCCGGCGATATGCGGTTCCAGTGGGACGCCGAGATCCTGAGTGACGAGCCGGATGCGCTGATCTCGTGGAAGAGCATCGGCGAGGCCGACGTGGTGAGCGCCGGCAGCGTCATCTTCAAGCCGATGGGCGGCACCCACACCCAGGTCGCCGTGCACTTCCAGTACGCACCGCCGGGTGGGCGCGCAGCGCGGGCCATCGCCGCGTTGTTCGGCCACGACCCTGCCGCGCAGGTACGCGAGGACCTCGATCGTCTTCGCTCTCTGCTGGAAGGCCGCGAGGACGTGCGTCCGGAGGTGGTGGCCGCGGTCACGCCCGAGCCGCTTCCCGATCCAGGGCACCAGCCGTGGTGA
- a CDS encoding lmo0937 family membrane protein — protein MLWTLALILFVLWLLGTVSAYTMGGMIHALLVLALILVVVNLFTGTRRAAL, from the coding sequence ATGCTCTGGACTCTGGCCTTGATCCTGTTCGTGCTGTGGCTGCTCGGTACCGTGAGCGCCTATACGATGGGCGGGATGATTCACGCCCTGCTCGTGCTCGCGCTCATCCTCGTGGTGGTCAACCTGTTCACGGGAACGCGACGGGCGGCACTCTGA
- the treZ gene encoding malto-oligosyltrehalose trehalohydrolase codes for MPLALPPSMVESTPLPTRPVTSRRLSVGAEIIAPGMVSVRVWAPDHARVAVVMDAARHVLAREPDGHHSGEVPGRAGSRYAFLLGDDPTPYPDPASRFQPDGPHDLSEVIDPRAYTWEDGDWPGVDHDHAVLYELHLGSFTPEGTTAAATTQLEALAALGVTVLQVMPVADFPGAFGWGYDGVNLYAPSRLYGRPDDLRRFVDRAHALGLAVVLDVVYNHVGPDGNYLRKFSQGYFTDRYDNEWGDALDFDGPESAPVRAWVLDNVAYWVDEFHVDGFRLDATQQIFDASPEHLVAAVARVARATAGPRRVLVTAENEPQHARLVTPVADGGHGLDAIYNEDFHHSARMALVGTHEAYFSDYHGTPAEWLACARWGALFQGQHYAWQKQARGTPALHLPRSTMVHFLENHDQVANTDRGRRLVDLARPSDLRALTALCLLMPGIPMLFQGQEFGSRAPFLYFADHVAPLREAVAAGRRQFLEQFERLRDPDVQANLAVPHSPDAFHRCKLRRSPDDDEQGRWLALHTDLLALRRRRPRLAGAHRLDGSTPDAFLLLLRYFGDGGADWLVLVNMGADRDVASLADPLVAPPGGREWQHAWSSEQPAYGGQGTMAWTSGHWPVPGHACLVLQATPVRDREVAA; via the coding sequence ATGCCCCTTGCCCTGCCGCCGTCCATGGTCGAGTCCACGCCCCTGCCCACGCGTCCCGTCACCAGTCGCCGCTTGTCCGTCGGGGCAGAGATCATCGCGCCCGGTATGGTGAGCGTGCGCGTGTGGGCGCCCGATCACGCGCGCGTCGCCGTGGTGATGGACGCCGCGCGTCACGTGCTGGCCAGAGAGCCCGACGGCCATCATTCGGGCGAGGTGCCGGGACGGGCCGGGAGCCGGTATGCCTTCCTTCTCGGCGACGACCCGACGCCCTATCCGGACCCGGCCTCGCGTTTCCAGCCCGACGGGCCGCACGACCTGTCGGAGGTGATCGATCCGCGCGCGTACACCTGGGAGGACGGCGACTGGCCCGGCGTCGACCACGACCACGCCGTGCTCTACGAACTGCACCTGGGCTCCTTCACACCGGAGGGCACAACGGCGGCGGCGACGACGCAGCTCGAGGCGCTGGCGGCGCTCGGGGTCACCGTCCTGCAGGTGATGCCGGTGGCCGACTTCCCTGGCGCCTTCGGCTGGGGCTACGACGGCGTCAACCTGTATGCGCCGTCGCGCCTGTACGGCCGGCCCGACGACCTGCGCCGGTTCGTCGACCGCGCCCACGCCCTCGGCCTCGCCGTGGTCCTCGACGTCGTCTACAACCACGTCGGGCCCGACGGGAACTACCTGCGCAAGTTCTCGCAGGGCTACTTCACCGATCGCTACGACAACGAGTGGGGCGACGCGCTCGACTTCGACGGGCCAGAGTCCGCGCCGGTGCGCGCGTGGGTCCTCGACAACGTGGCGTACTGGGTGGACGAGTTCCATGTCGACGGCTTCCGCCTCGACGCCACGCAGCAGATCTTCGATGCCTCGCCCGAGCACCTGGTGGCGGCGGTCGCGCGCGTGGCGCGGGCCACGGCCGGCCCGCGGCGCGTGCTCGTCACCGCCGAGAACGAGCCACAGCACGCTCGCCTGGTCACGCCGGTCGCCGACGGCGGCCACGGACTCGACGCCATCTACAACGAGGACTTCCACCACAGCGCGCGCATGGCGCTGGTCGGCACGCACGAGGCCTACTTCAGCGACTACCACGGCACGCCGGCCGAGTGGCTCGCCTGCGCCCGCTGGGGCGCCCTGTTCCAGGGCCAGCACTACGCCTGGCAGAAGCAGGCGCGCGGCACGCCGGCGCTGCACCTGCCGCGCTCGACCATGGTGCACTTCCTCGAGAACCACGATCAGGTCGCCAACACGGACCGGGGACGCCGCCTCGTCGATCTCGCACGGCCCTCTGACCTGCGTGCGCTCACCGCGCTGTGCCTGCTCATGCCGGGAATCCCGATGCTCTTCCAGGGGCAGGAATTCGGGTCGCGGGCGCCCTTCCTCTACTTCGCCGACCACGTTGCGCCCCTGCGCGAGGCGGTGGCCGCCGGACGACGGCAGTTCCTCGAGCAGTTCGAGCGCTTGCGCGATCCGGACGTGCAGGCGAACCTCGCCGTGCCCCACAGCCCCGACGCCTTCCACCGCTGCAAGCTGCGTCGGTCGCCCGACGATGACGAGCAGGGCCGATGGCTCGCGCTGCACACCGACCTGCTCGCGCTGCGACGGCGGAGGCCGCGCCTGGCCGGCGCGCATCGCCTCGACGGGAGCACGCCCGACGCCTTCCTGTTGCTCCTCCGCTACTTCGGCGACGGCGGTGCCGACTGGCTGGTGCTGGTGAACATGGGGGCGGACCGCGACGTGGCGTCGCTGGCCGACCCGCTCGTGGCGCCCCCCGGCGGCCGCGAGTGGCAGCACGCGTGGTCGAGCGAGCAGCCGGCATACGGCGGACAAGGCACGATGGCGTGGACGTCGGGCCACTGGCCCGTCCCCGGACACGCGTGTCTCGTGCTGCAGGCCACACCGGTGCGCGATCGCGAGGTGGCGGCATGA
- a CDS encoding amylo-alpha-1,6-glucosidase — protein sequence MTEVTTAPAHATNAALLSELAPLVRRIPFVAGEAPTLEEDGTREWLVTNGLGGYAAGTLMGALTRRFHGLLVAALPAPAGRTMLLTHLEERLGWRDGTRAWLGLHGAAGRLAQLDAGLHLDEFRLEAGLPVWRYVVNGAIVEKRVLMPHGQNTVHVSYRLIDGADRLRLSLRPMVGFRPHEAPVDRSPVDGYTVSARGQRIEVVADGGLPPLRLVLHAATGVFMFDDQAIRDVRYLVEERRGYDHAGPLWSPGRFRTDLTPEAPVTIIASAESWDTLAAINPDEALAVELTRRARLLALADPSVRTGAGAELVLAADQFLMTPASRTLDHVLVRASGGQARSVIAGYPWFTDWGRDTMISLEGLTLCTGRTNEARDILRTFAYHVRDGLIPNMFPEGDNDGLYHTADATLWFFHAIDRYQRRTHDVLLLRELLPALRRIVAAHRAGTRFGIEVDPEDGLLRQGAEGYQLTWMDAKVDDWVVTPRRGKAVEINALWYNAVRLLAGWERETGDAAAAATLETYATDVRASFNRRFWNPEVGHLNDVVDGEAGDDPACRPNQLLAMSLAFPVLDRAHWDEVLDVVRRELLTPVGLRSLSPRHAQYQRQYFGDLRARDAAYHQGTVWSWLIGPLVDAWLARHPDDLAGARRFVEPCLAHLDQACIGSVSEIFDAEPPYAPRGCFAQAWGVAEWLRALARTATPRPTG from the coding sequence ATGACGGAGGTGACCACGGCTCCCGCTCATGCCACCAACGCCGCGCTGCTGTCGGAACTGGCGCCCCTGGTGCGCCGGATCCCCTTCGTGGCCGGCGAGGCTCCCACCCTCGAGGAGGACGGTACGCGTGAGTGGCTGGTGACCAATGGCCTCGGCGGCTACGCCGCGGGAACACTCATGGGCGCGCTGACCCGGCGCTTCCATGGCCTGCTGGTGGCCGCGTTGCCCGCGCCCGCCGGCCGGACGATGCTGCTCACCCATCTCGAGGAGCGCCTCGGGTGGCGCGACGGCACGCGCGCCTGGCTGGGATTGCACGGCGCCGCCGGACGCCTGGCGCAGCTGGACGCCGGCCTGCACCTCGACGAGTTCCGCCTCGAGGCTGGCCTCCCCGTGTGGCGCTACGTCGTCAACGGGGCGATCGTCGAGAAGCGCGTGCTGATGCCGCACGGGCAGAACACGGTGCACGTCAGCTACCGCCTGATCGACGGCGCCGACCGCCTGCGCCTGTCGCTGCGGCCGATGGTCGGCTTCCGCCCCCACGAGGCCCCCGTCGATCGCTCCCCCGTCGATGGCTACACGGTGAGCGCACGAGGTCAGCGCATCGAGGTCGTCGCCGATGGCGGCCTGCCGCCGCTCCGCCTCGTCCTGCACGCGGCGACCGGCGTGTTCATGTTCGACGACCAGGCCATCCGCGACGTGCGCTACCTCGTGGAGGAACGGCGCGGCTACGACCATGCCGGGCCACTCTGGAGCCCCGGCCGGTTCCGGACCGACCTCACGCCAGAGGCCCCGGTCACGATCATCGCCTCGGCCGAGTCGTGGGACACGCTGGCCGCGATCAATCCCGACGAGGCCCTCGCGGTGGAGCTCACGCGTCGCGCCAGGCTGCTGGCGCTCGCCGATCCTTCGGTGCGGACCGGCGCAGGGGCCGAGCTGGTGCTCGCCGCCGATCAGTTCCTGATGACGCCCGCCTCGCGCACGCTGGATCACGTGCTGGTGCGCGCCAGCGGCGGCCAGGCGCGGTCGGTGATCGCGGGCTATCCGTGGTTCACCGACTGGGGCCGCGACACGATGATCTCGCTCGAGGGCCTCACGCTCTGCACCGGCAGGACCAACGAGGCCCGCGACATCCTGCGGACCTTCGCCTACCACGTGCGCGACGGCCTGATCCCCAACATGTTTCCCGAAGGGGACAACGACGGGCTGTACCACACCGCCGACGCCACGCTGTGGTTCTTCCACGCCATCGACCGCTACCAGCGGCGCACCCACGACGTCCTCCTGCTGCGCGAGTTGCTGCCGGCGCTGCGGCGGATCGTCGCGGCACACCGCGCCGGCACGCGCTTCGGGATCGAGGTGGACCCCGAGGATGGCCTGCTGCGCCAGGGCGCAGAGGGTTATCAACTCACGTGGATGGACGCCAAGGTCGACGACTGGGTCGTGACGCCGCGGCGCGGCAAGGCCGTCGAGATCAACGCGCTCTGGTACAACGCCGTGCGGTTGCTCGCGGGCTGGGAGCGGGAGACGGGCGATGCCGCTGCCGCGGCGACGCTGGAGACGTACGCCACCGACGTGCGCGCGTCGTTCAACCGCCGCTTCTGGAACCCCGAGGTCGGCCACCTGAACGACGTGGTCGACGGCGAGGCGGGCGACGACCCGGCATGCCGGCCCAACCAGCTGCTGGCCATGAGCCTCGCCTTCCCGGTGCTCGACCGGGCGCACTGGGACGAGGTGCTCGACGTGGTGCGGCGCGAACTGCTGACGCCGGTAGGCCTGCGATCGCTTTCGCCGCGACACGCCCAGTACCAGCGACAGTACTTCGGTGATCTCCGGGCGCGTGACGCGGCCTACCACCAGGGCACGGTCTGGAGTTGGTTGATTGGCCCTCTCGTGGACGCGTGGCTGGCCCGCCATCCCGATGATCTCGCCGGCGCTCGTCGCTTCGTCGAGCCGTGCCTCGCGCACCTGGATCAGGCGTGCATCGGCTCGGTCAGCGAGATCTTCGACGCCGAGCCGCCGTACGCCCCTCGTGGCTGCTTCGCGCAGGCCTGGGGCGTGGCCGAGTGGTTGCGTGCGCTGGCGCGGACGGCTACTCCTCGGCCGACGGGCTGA
- a CDS encoding sigma-54 dependent transcriptional regulator, whose protein sequence is MTRPLTRVLLVDPEVPERGGLVADLEDRGFAVRIVREGASAEVQVRLWRPHVVLLELVLPDEDGLSWFTRCRGLLGHAPVIVITRHATVRRAVEALGEGIATLLEKPVDLPVLLGHLHRALARRAALLDEAGRAEVEPGVETFGRLVSRSQGMRDAFRLARAAAPTDANVLIVGENGTGKELMASALHDHSRRAGHPFIRLNCAAIPGDLLESELFGHRRGAFTGASVDKKGLLEVAQGGTVLFDEIAEMPTALQVKLLRVLQEREFRPVGSLTSLRADVRLLCATNLDPAEAVRRGQLREDLFFRLNTIVLSLPPLRDRDGDLPLLATRFIAQFSERHRRPVSSIDAAALRVLERHAWPGNVRELEHVIERAVILCAGTDIRVEDLPDTVRHPLASAFHTSMPIGQSLDEIERLAIVQTLERTRGNKRAAAALLGIHRPTLYNKLRKYGLWRADPISPSAEE, encoded by the coding sequence GTGACTCGACCGCTCACGCGCGTGCTGCTGGTCGACCCCGAAGTCCCCGAGCGCGGCGGACTGGTGGCCGACCTGGAGGACCGGGGCTTTGCCGTCCGGATCGTGCGCGAAGGCGCGAGTGCCGAAGTGCAGGTGCGGCTGTGGCGGCCTCACGTGGTGCTGCTGGAACTGGTGCTGCCCGACGAGGACGGCCTCTCCTGGTTCACGCGCTGTCGCGGCCTCCTGGGGCACGCCCCGGTGATCGTCATCACGCGCCACGCCACGGTGCGGCGCGCCGTCGAGGCGTTGGGCGAAGGGATCGCGACGTTGCTCGAGAAGCCGGTGGACCTGCCGGTGCTGCTCGGGCACCTGCACCGGGCACTGGCGCGACGCGCGGCCCTGCTCGACGAGGCAGGACGCGCCGAGGTCGAGCCCGGCGTGGAGACGTTCGGTCGCCTGGTGTCACGGTCGCAGGGCATGCGCGATGCCTTCCGACTCGCCCGGGCGGCCGCGCCGACCGACGCCAACGTGCTCATCGTCGGCGAGAACGGCACGGGCAAGGAGCTGATGGCCTCGGCGCTGCACGACCACAGCCGGCGCGCGGGACACCCCTTCATCCGGCTGAACTGCGCCGCCATCCCGGGCGACCTCCTCGAGTCGGAGCTGTTCGGACATCGGCGCGGTGCGTTCACCGGCGCCTCGGTCGACAAGAAGGGCCTGCTGGAGGTCGCGCAGGGCGGGACCGTGCTGTTCGACGAGATCGCCGAGATGCCGACGGCGCTCCAGGTGAAGCTGCTGCGCGTGCTGCAGGAGCGCGAGTTCCGTCCGGTCGGCAGCCTCACCAGTCTGCGCGCCGACGTGCGGCTGCTGTGTGCCACCAACCTCGACCCGGCAGAGGCGGTTCGACGAGGCCAGCTGCGCGAGGACCTGTTCTTCCGGCTCAACACCATCGTGCTCAGCCTGCCGCCGTTACGCGATCGCGACGGCGACCTCCCGCTGCTGGCCACCCGGTTCATCGCGCAGTTCTCCGAACGCCACCGCCGACCGGTGAGCAGCATCGATGCGGCGGCGTTGCGGGTGCTCGAACGCCACGCGTGGCCCGGCAACGTGCGCGAACTCGAGCACGTCATCGAGCGCGCGGTGATCCTGTGCGCGGGCACCGACATCAGGGTGGAGGATCTGCCCGACACGGTGCGGCACCCGCTCGCGTCCGCCTTCCACACGTCGATGCCGATCGGGCAGTCGCTCGACGAGATCGAGCGCCTGGCGATCGTGCAGACCCTCGAGCGCACGCGCGGCAACAAGCGGGCCGCCGCCGCGCTGCTCGGCATCCATCGGCCCACCCTCTACAACAAGCTGCGCAAGTACGGCCTGTGGCGCGCCGACCCGATCAGCCCGTCGGCCGAGGAGTAG
- a CDS encoding glycosyltransferase, with product MLNRCHVVVLGLSISSSWGNGHATTYRSLLGALARRGHDVLFLERDVPWYAAHRDLRDWDSVRVGFYTSLEDLACQYRSAVEAADVVIVGSCVPEGPEVLEWARRSTNGVLMFYDIDTPITLAALESGQPCEYLRPDQLRLVDSVLSFTAGHALDRLCALGAPRAHALCCSVDPTIHLPVVEETRWDIGYLGTYAPDRQPGLEALMLDVARTRPWGRYAVAGPMYPDTVAWPANVDRVDHLPPAAHAPFYCGQRFTLNLTRADMRRLGHSPSVRLFEAAACGAAIISDEWPGLEDFFEPYIEILPAATRADVEQYLDMPDAARRTLGLRARERVLAAHTAEHRAIEFEAYAAEAMGLHQLARSRVAQGQ from the coding sequence ATGCTGAACCGTTGTCATGTGGTGGTGCTGGGTCTCTCCATCAGCTCGTCGTGGGGCAACGGCCACGCGACCACCTACCGCAGCCTGCTCGGCGCGCTGGCCCGCCGCGGCCACGACGTGCTCTTCCTCGAGCGCGACGTGCCCTGGTACGCCGCGCACCGTGACCTGCGCGACTGGGACAGCGTGCGGGTGGGCTTCTACACCTCGCTGGAGGATCTGGCCTGCCAGTACCGGTCGGCCGTCGAGGCCGCCGACGTGGTGATTGTGGGGTCCTGCGTGCCGGAAGGCCCCGAGGTCCTCGAGTGGGCACGGCGCAGCACCAACGGCGTGCTGATGTTCTACGACATCGACACGCCGATCACCCTGGCCGCCCTCGAGAGCGGCCAGCCGTGCGAGTACCTGCGTCCCGATCAACTGCGCCTGGTCGACTCGGTCCTGTCGTTCACGGCAGGTCACGCCCTCGATCGCCTGTGCGCGCTGGGCGCGCCACGCGCCCATGCGCTGTGCTGCTCGGTGGACCCGACCATCCACCTGCCGGTCGTCGAGGAGACCCGATGGGACATCGGCTACCTCGGCACGTATGCCCCCGATCGGCAGCCGGGACTCGAGGCGCTGATGCTCGACGTCGCACGCACGCGGCCCTGGGGGCGCTACGCGGTCGCCGGGCCGATGTATCCCGACACGGTCGCCTGGCCTGCCAACGTCGATCGCGTCGACCACCTGCCGCCGGCGGCGCACGCGCCGTTCTACTGCGGCCAGCGCTTCACGCTGAACCTCACCCGCGCCGACATGCGCCGCCTGGGGCACTCCCCCAGCGTCCGGCTGTTCGAGGCAGCCGCGTGCGGCGCCGCGATCATCAGCGACGAGTGGCCCGGCCTCGAGGACTTCTTCGAGCCCTACATCGAGATCCTGCCGGCGGCGACGCGGGCCGACGTCGAGCAGTACCTCGACATGCCCGATGCCGCGCGGCGCACGCTCGGACTCCGCGCGCGGGAGCGCGTCCTGGCGGCGCACACCGCCGAGCACCGCGCCATCGAGTTCGAGGCGTACGCGGCCGAGGCCATGGGGCTGCACCAGCTCGCCCGCTCCCGCGTCGCTCAGGGGCAGTGA
- a CDS encoding Gfo/Idh/MocA family protein — protein sequence MRRRPRVGALGAGWIGRHRLETLVAADLVDLVAVADPVTEAASEAAGLAPGAVALEDLDGLLGLDLDGLVVATPTALHATQSALALRAGLAVCCQKPLARSGDEAEAVVAAARRANRLLLVDFSYRYTDAARVVRDEFQAGAIGTLVAATLTFHNAYGPDKAWYGTRDLAGGGCLMDLGVHLLDLLTWITGAGVTRVSSSVLFAQGRRWHDPTLVEDHAQCAFDLEGGASATLGCSWWLPAGCDAVMEVALYGTRGGLRMCNVAGSFHDFVAERLDGTRTHVVSAPPDA from the coding sequence ATGCGGCGGCGTCCTCGCGTCGGCGCCCTGGGAGCGGGCTGGATCGGCAGGCACCGCCTCGAAACGCTCGTGGCCGCCGACCTCGTCGACCTCGTCGCCGTGGCCGACCCGGTGACCGAGGCCGCCAGCGAGGCCGCCGGACTCGCGCCGGGCGCCGTCGCGCTCGAGGATCTGGACGGCTTGCTCGGCCTGGACCTCGACGGCCTCGTCGTCGCCACCCCCACCGCCCTGCACGCGACGCAGTCCGCGCTGGCCCTTCGCGCCGGACTGGCCGTGTGCTGCCAGAAGCCACTGGCGCGATCGGGAGACGAGGCAGAAGCCGTGGTGGCCGCGGCGCGGCGCGCCAACCGCTTGCTGCTCGTCGACTTCTCCTACCGCTATACCGACGCCGCCCGCGTCGTCCGCGACGAGTTCCAGGCCGGCGCCATCGGCACGCTCGTCGCTGCCACCCTGACCTTCCACAACGCGTACGGACCCGACAAGGCCTGGTACGGAACCCGCGATCTCGCCGGCGGCGGCTGCCTGATGGACCTGGGCGTGCACCTGCTCGACCTGCTGACCTGGATCACCGGCGCGGGCGTGACGCGCGTGTCGAGCAGTGTCCTGTTCGCCCAGGGGCGCCGGTGGCACGACCCGACCCTGGTCGAGGATCACGCGCAGTGTGCCTTCGACCTCGAGGGCGGGGCGAGCGCGACGCTCGGGTGCTCGTGGTGGCTCCCGGCCGGATGCGATGCGGTGATGGAAGTGGCGCTGTACGGCACGCGCGGCGGCCTGCGGATGTGCAACGTCGCCGGGTCGTTCCACGACTTCGTGGCCGAGCGCCTCGACGGCACGCGCACGCACGTGGTCAGTGCCCCGCCCGACGCCTAG
- a CDS encoding FRG domain-containing protein — MTSACREPIADWAGLKTRLSQFGPAWVFRGHAGASWPLATALERADSADRAADEWRMIDHFRRRAALHLPPQLQLTDEDVFGWMALMQHYGAPTRLLDVTRSPYVAAFFALEEPECGDETDAAIWCIDTRACAAQAASAVEGHWGLAPDEAARMVTHEHGALVRRLVSPPGCCIPVVFPVEPWRFDPRQSAQQACFLCPGDVSRPIRGLLDAVPAPHGAPAIVQLTVPRATRTEALDDLWRMNVSPASLFPSLEGQARALRMLLTPRD; from the coding sequence GTGACGTCCGCATGCCGGGAGCCGATCGCCGACTGGGCCGGCCTGAAAACGCGCCTCTCGCAGTTCGGCCCCGCGTGGGTCTTTCGCGGCCATGCCGGAGCCTCGTGGCCGCTCGCCACCGCCCTCGAGCGCGCTGACAGCGCCGACCGTGCCGCCGACGAGTGGCGCATGATCGATCACTTCAGGCGCCGGGCCGCCCTTCATCTGCCACCGCAACTCCAACTCACCGACGAGGACGTCTTCGGGTGGATGGCGCTGATGCAGCACTACGGGGCGCCGACGCGCCTGCTCGACGTGACGCGCTCGCCGTACGTCGCGGCCTTCTTCGCGCTCGAGGAGCCCGAGTGTGGCGACGAGACCGACGCCGCGATCTGGTGCATCGACACCCGGGCGTGCGCCGCGCAGGCCGCCAGCGCCGTCGAAGGTCACTGGGGCCTGGCCCCCGACGAGGCCGCCCGGATGGTCACTCATGAGCACGGCGCCCTGGTCCGGCGCCTCGTCTCGCCGCCGGGATGTTGCATCCCCGTCGTGTTCCCCGTCGAGCCCTGGCGCTTCGATCCGAGACAGAGTGCGCAGCAGGCCTGCTTCCTCTGCCCGGGCGACGTGAGCCGACCCATCCGTGGACTGCTCGATGCCGTGCCCGCTCCCCATGGCGCGCCAGCGATCGTGCAACTGACCGTGCCGCGCGCGACGCGCACCGAGGCACTCGACGACCTCTGGCGCATGAACGTGAGTCCCGCGTCGCTCTTTCCGAGTCTCGAAGGGCAGGCGCGCGCCTTGCGGATGCTGCTGACGCCCCGCGACTGA